In Erigeron canadensis isolate Cc75 chromosome 7, C_canadensis_v1, whole genome shotgun sequence, one DNA window encodes the following:
- the LOC122608300 gene encoding uncharacterized protein LOC122608300 — protein MALLTSLIFLCIFSYSQATTPYLDGLLANGNFEQAPEPSNLQKTVIIGKYSLPKWEISGLVEYVSGGPQPGGFYFAIPRGAHAARLGNEASISQVIDVKVGSTYSLTFAATRTCAQDEVLRVSASGRSGDLPIQTLYSTDGGDTYAFAFKASYKRVKVVFHNPGVQEDPACGPLLDAIAIKEMLALRYTKENLVKNGGFEIGPHVFKNFSTGVLLLPKLHDIISPLPGWIIESLKPAKYIDSRHFQVPHGLAAVELVGGRETAIAQIIRTIPKKLYKLSFTIGDAKNGCHGSMMVEAFAAKETLKVKFESVGNGGFKTASFKFQAVSARTRITFYSAFYHTKLNDYGHFCGPVLDDVKVLPISH, from the exons ATGGCTTTGTTAACATCTCTTATCTTTCTTTGCATCTTCTCATACTCTCAAGCTACTACTCCATATCTTGACG GACTACTTGCAAATGGTAACTTTGAACAAGCACCAGAACCATCAAACCTTCAGAAAACAGTGATCATAGGAAAGTATTCACTGCCAAAATGGGAAATCTCCGGTTTGGTGGAATACGTTTCTGGTGGACCACAGCCAGGTGGGTTCTACTTTGCGATCCCTCGTGGAGCCCATGCGGCAAGGCTAGGGAACGAGGCATCAATATCACAAGTGATTGATGTGAAGGTTGGGTCAACCTACTCACTCACATTTGCTGCAACAAGAACTTGTGCTCAAGATGAGGTGCTAAGAGTCTCGGCTTCTGGTCGGTCTGGTGACCTTCCGATTCAAACTCTGTATAGTACTGATGGAGGAGACACTTATGCTTTTGCATTCAAGGCAAGTTATAAGAGAGTAAAGGTTGTTTTCCACAATCCTGGTGTTCAAGAGGACCCTGCTTGTGGACCTCTATTGGATGCCATTGCAATCAAAGAAATGCTGGCTCTAAGATACACTAAag AAAACTTGGTGAAGAATGGTGGTTTCGAGATTGGACCTCATGTGTTCAAGAACTTCTCAACAGGAGTCCTCCTGCTTCCCAAACTACATGACATAATATCACCACTTCCCGGGTGGATCATTGAGTCGCTGAAACCAGCAAAATACATAGACTCGAGACACTTTCAAGTTCCACACGGGCTAGCAGCCGTTGAGTTGGTTGGCGGGAGAGAAACTGCTATCGCGCAAATCATTCGCACCATCCCCAAGAAGTTGTACAAACTATCATTCACTATTGGAGACGCAAAGAATGGCTGCCATGGATCTATGATGGTTGAGGCTTTTGCAGCAAAGGAAACTCTAAAAGTAAAATTTGAATCTGTAGGAAATGGAGGATTTAAAACTGCAAGCTTCAAGTTTCAAGCTGTTTCGGCTAGAACAAGAATCACATTCTATAGTGCTTTTTATCATACAAAGCTTAATGACTATGGTCACTTTTGTGGCCCTGTCCTAGATGATGTCAAGGTTTTGCCTATTTCTCACTAA
- the LOC122607993 gene encoding uncharacterized protein LOC122607993, with translation MTAGKIVGALAGAFVLAFGCDYIIADKKIFGGTTPSTVSNKAWWEETDKKFQAWPRTAGPPVVMNPISRQNFIVKSQAES, from the exons ATGACAGCAGGAAAGATTGTTGGTGCTCTTGCAGGAGCATTTGTGCTTGCATTCGGTTGTGACTATATTATTGCTGACAAAAAGATTTTCGGAG GTACTACGCCATCTACGGTTTCAAACAAGGCATGGTGGGAAGAGACTGACAAGAAGTTCCAGGCATGGCCTCGCACTGCTGGACCACCTGTGGTCATGAACCCAATCAGTCGTCAAAATTTCATTGTCAAGTCTCAGGCCGAATCTTGA